Proteins from one Rhizobium bangladeshense genomic window:
- a CDS encoding DUF4142 domain-containing protein, with the protein MRLTSKLCLLFLLAAPAFATDGATRQKATDFATRAALTNMFEVEAAKIELAKGKAEEAKQFASDMLKDHERAGSTLADAAKEDGIALPAALADEHNKKLEALSQSDQENLDQAYLSTQLTAHQEAVALFADYSQNGPDGALKRASQKILPDLRMHLTKIQGLTSK; encoded by the coding sequence ATGAGGCTGACATCCAAGCTTTGCCTTCTCTTCCTGCTTGCCGCACCCGCCTTCGCGACCGACGGCGCTACGCGGCAAAAGGCGACCGATTTTGCCACGCGCGCCGCCCTAACGAACATGTTCGAAGTCGAAGCGGCAAAGATCGAACTTGCCAAAGGCAAGGCCGAAGAAGCCAAACAGTTCGCCAGCGACATGCTGAAGGACCATGAGCGTGCGGGTTCGACGCTGGCCGATGCCGCCAAGGAGGACGGCATCGCGCTGCCAGCGGCTCTCGCCGACGAGCACAATAAGAAGCTCGAGGCGCTTAGCCAGAGCGATCAGGAAAACCTCGATCAGGCCTATCTCTCGACGCAGCTGACCGCGCATCAGGAGGCGGTGGCGCTCTTCGCGGACTATTCGCAAAATGGCCCTGACGGTGCCCTAAAGCGCGCATCGCAGAAAATCCTGCCGGATCTCAGAATGCATCTGACCAAGATCCAGGGGCTGACGTCGAAGTGA
- a CDS encoding alpha/beta hydrolase encodes MKAAAPGASETAFTREELAGARRLNAVLNLLPRYHTGRRWNARTVQAVVRAIHFLVPDRLSRCDGAISRTIAAGDRQVGLRLTRPVGARRGLYVHFHGGAWVMGNARLDDGITRPIARDCRMLVAGIDFHNAADDRLDLALQDSKASVEWLADHLAEFEVEQIILGGESSGAHLAAEALLHLRARGKAEAVAGFVSMCGAFDLGGSRSLRLSTGRSLVIDRPSALRNLQRLTSSLSGREAKGPLFADLSGLPPALMVAGALDPILDDSISMYERWQSQNGNAECVVFPEAPHGFNRFPTKLAARANSLVRTWMSRTLDRNASAGGGR; translated from the coding sequence GTGAAGGCGGCGGCGCCAGGCGCAAGCGAAACGGCGTTCACCCGCGAAGAGCTCGCCGGCGCCCGCAGACTGAACGCGGTCCTCAACCTTCTTCCGCGCTATCACACCGGCCGGCGCTGGAATGCCAGGACGGTGCAGGCTGTCGTTCGCGCGATCCATTTTCTGGTTCCGGACCGACTGTCGCGCTGCGATGGAGCGATCAGCCGCACGATCGCGGCCGGCGACAGGCAGGTCGGCCTCAGGTTGACCCGTCCCGTCGGCGCCCGCCGCGGCCTCTACGTCCATTTCCATGGCGGCGCCTGGGTGATGGGCAATGCCCGCCTCGATGACGGCATCACGCGTCCGATCGCCAGAGACTGCCGCATGCTCGTGGCCGGGATCGATTTCCACAATGCCGCCGACGACCGGCTTGACCTTGCTCTTCAGGACAGCAAGGCGTCCGTCGAATGGCTGGCCGATCATCTTGCCGAGTTCGAGGTCGAGCAGATCATCCTCGGCGGCGAGTCCTCGGGCGCGCATCTCGCCGCGGAAGCACTTCTTCATCTTAGAGCACGCGGTAAGGCGGAGGCCGTTGCCGGATTCGTATCCATGTGCGGCGCGTTCGACCTCGGTGGATCCCGAAGCCTGCGGCTCTCGACCGGCAGAAGCCTGGTGATCGACCGGCCATCGGCGCTGCGCAATCTTCAGCGCTTGACGTCGAGCCTCTCCGGGCGTGAGGCGAAGGGCCCGTTGTTTGCCGATCTCTCGGGCCTGCCTCCCGCCCTGATGGTCGCCGGGGCACTCGATCCGATCCTCGACGACAGCATCTCGATGTATGAGCGATGGCAGAGCCAAAACGGCAATGCCGAGTGCGTCGTCTTTCCCGAGGCCCCGCATGGCTTCAACCGGTTCCCGACCAAGCTGGCGGCCCGAGCAAACAGCCTCGTTAGGACTTGGATGTCGCGAACACTCGACCGCAATGCAAGCGCGGGTGGTGGCCGGTAG
- a CDS encoding Crp/Fnr family transcriptional regulator, protein MDNQHLNFRNELLRAMGPQERELLLPHLEPVDLEVPLVLEMENSPVSDVYILESGLASIVARFPGGRDIEVGIVGREGMTGAAVILGGNQSANRTFMQVSGHGFKLPASVLSAAMEESRPLRSLLLAYVQALLAQTTSTVLANGHAKLEERLARWLLMVHDRTDGATIWLTHEFLAVMLGVRRAGVTVALHLLEGKGLIRSTRRQIVILNRPGLIEEAHGAYGAAEEEYRRLIGKDLSR, encoded by the coding sequence ATGGATAATCAACACTTGAACTTTCGGAATGAACTTTTGCGCGCCATGGGGCCGCAGGAGCGGGAACTTCTGCTCCCGCATCTGGAGCCTGTCGACCTCGAGGTCCCGTTGGTTCTCGAAATGGAAAATAGTCCTGTGAGCGACGTCTATATTCTCGAATCAGGGCTTGCCTCGATCGTGGCGAGATTTCCAGGAGGGCGCGATATCGAAGTGGGAATCGTCGGCCGCGAAGGCATGACCGGTGCGGCAGTCATTCTCGGTGGCAATCAGTCCGCGAACCGGACGTTCATGCAGGTCTCCGGCCATGGTTTCAAATTGCCGGCGTCGGTTCTATCCGCAGCCATGGAGGAAAGCCGGCCCTTACGCAGCCTGCTTCTCGCCTATGTTCAGGCGCTGCTCGCGCAGACGACGTCGACGGTGCTGGCCAACGGCCATGCCAAGCTCGAAGAGCGCTTGGCGCGATGGTTGCTGATGGTTCACGACCGGACGGATGGCGCGACCATCTGGCTGACTCATGAATTTCTGGCGGTGATGCTCGGCGTGCGCCGCGCCGGCGTCACGGTCGCTCTGCACCTCCTCGAGGGCAAGGGCCTGATCCGGTCTACGCGGCGACAGATCGTCATCCTCAATCGGCCGGGATTGATCGAAGAGGCGCACGGAGCCTATGGGGCAGCCGAGGAGGAATATCGGCGGCTGATCGGCAAAGACCTCTCGCGTTGA
- a CDS encoding DUF983 domain-containing protein, giving the protein MEPEIHISGEHQVTTNPALTGILGRCPRCQRGRLFKGYLKLARSCDVCGLDFGFADPADGPAFFAMSIVAVPSLAFALWFQFTFEPPIWMHLFVTVPITVIACVLILRPLKGWLVCSQFFHKAEEGSIDTAWHASEKQRRARQ; this is encoded by the coding sequence ATGGAACCCGAAATACATATCTCTGGCGAACATCAGGTCACAACCAACCCGGCTCTCACAGGGATTCTGGGCCGCTGCCCGCGGTGCCAGCGCGGCCGTCTGTTCAAAGGCTACCTCAAGCTCGCCCGGAGCTGCGACGTTTGCGGGCTGGATTTTGGCTTCGCCGATCCGGCCGATGGGCCGGCTTTCTTCGCGATGAGCATCGTCGCCGTCCCCTCACTGGCTTTCGCACTGTGGTTCCAGTTCACGTTCGAACCGCCGATCTGGATGCACCTCTTCGTCACCGTGCCGATCACCGTGATTGCTTGCGTCCTCATTCTTAGGCCGCTGAAAGGCTGGCTCGTCTGCTCGCAATTCTTCCACAAGGCGGAAGAAGGCAGTATCGATACCGCCTGGCATGCCTCTGAAAAGCAGCGGAGGGCGCGGCAATAA